The Dermacentor variabilis isolate Ectoservices chromosome 4, ASM5094787v1, whole genome shotgun sequence genome contains the following window.
GAAATATATGCAACActattctttattttcttgcaaGCAATGTTACACCCTGCCCTTATTGCTTCATGACATCAGCAAATTTTGCACTGTTCCATAACGTCACGATAATGTTGATGACGTAAGGTGCGGCGTTTCGAAACTAAATTTAGTATCAAATTAAAATATCTCATAAGTGTTTCCCAATCTTCACACCTACTAAATGTTATCTTTTAGTGTGTGGAAAGCCTGTGGTAACTTTTACAACAAGTTCAAAAACGTGTCGATACTCTGTTAGGCTTAAAACTATGCAGCAGCACAGCCACTGGTGTCACCTTTCAATTGCTTACTGACTTGCACACTTCTGCATGACATTTCAGGACCGAATCCTCACCCTGGCAGCGCAGGTCCTTTATCTTGGAAATTCTGGCCTTGCTTCTCGTCTGCAATAGTGTGCTTGTGGTTTCGCGCTCTCTGAGCTAGTGAAGTGGTTCCAAGTTGGATTAACTCTTGCTTGGCAGATGCTTTCAGCTGGTCTCTGATTCGCTGGTACTTGTGGACCTCTCGCTTCAGTCGCTCCAACTCAAACTCGAGCGCCTGCTTCTGGGTGAGCAGATCCCGCACAATAGCATGTTCATCTTGATTGCGAAGAGTGGCAGTGTGAGACTCTGAGTCGGTGTCTGTTTGCTGCACAAAGAAAGCCTGTTATAGAATCAAACACAGTTCAGCACATCCACCAAGCAAGCACATGAACATATCTGAGTAAGTGGCCAGACACAGGTACTCTGAAAAGAGACCAATGGTAGACGGACTAAGACATGACACAGTGCATCCTGACATGAATGGATTTCTGTGTGTTTTTGTGTTATTGTAGGTGTATCAATATATATCTCAGAATTTATGTGTCTATATAGTAGCTGgacccgtattctgaaacgttcaccttccgcgaaactatcgccttggccacgcctcCACCAATAGCACTTGAggattggctgttttagcaaaaccggaaaataaacagcgccaAGTTTTATAAGCCAAGAGCTTAATATGGCTGGGagtattctttcatttttgtctCACGAAACAGAGCTTCGAGAATGCAGTTGAACAGATCTCGGAGATATGAGTGCCCCAGGTTAATCGGTTGTTAAGAGTTATTCCTAGATATTTATGTTGTGAGACTTCGCTAATGTGACTGTTGTGGAGGCAATATTAGTAACAACTAACATTTTTATTTTCGCCTAACTTGGAGAAGCACGGCCTTATCAATGTTTAAATCCATACTCCATTCTTCACACCAGTGACATATATTGAGCAAAGATTCTTGGAGCAATTGATGGTCTGCTATTGatgctatttctttatatataacgcagtcatctgtGAACAATCTTGTTGACACTGATTGTGGAATGACATTTattaaatcatttatatatattaaaaacagcAAAGGTCCTAACACACTaccttgaggaacaccggaagTAACAGCAAGCGATTCAGAAAGGGTGCACGGCGATATTGGTTGATTCATttgaaataaaacatttcacacttcCTTTTTCAATTTATATTACTTAAAGCGGCCGTAGCCAACTGAAGTCAGTGTGCAGAACCCGTACTGcactacactcgaaaacaacacacccgaACCCCTCTGCACTCGCACGGTGCGCTCTCTCATGTGATGTGAAGCATTCAAGAGCGTGTGTTGGTAGTGTACGCTGGCTCCACGGGTAAGCAGCCACTTGATTTATTGAACGTGGCtatcgcggaaggcgaacgtttcagaatacagCCCCTGAATTTTGTAAAGAGAAGCAGCTCCGCCTTTGTGATGGGAATTCTACCACCtgattaaaagaaaataaaaaagaaggatgtTTGTATTTGTGCAATAGCTGCACCGACCCAACACTTAGGACCAAATTATGAGGAAAATTGAGGTGCAGCTACACACCAATTTAGTATATGGTACACAATAGATTTATTGCTCGACCATTTCATCAGTGTAACATATGGTGTCTGCAAGGTATCAATAACCTTAATGCATAAAGTGCCAGACATGTCGTACACATGATATATGAACGTGACAGAGAATTGCTGCAAATTACCTTGGCTAGGAAGAATGCGCGCACTAAAGACACCTATCTAGTAAACCAAAAATGTCTCTGGGACGTACGAATTGGGTCTTAATGTGTAAGTCGAAGACCGACATCTGCTAGACGTCACAGgcatgtgattttattgccaGAAATATCGAGGTTGTCTAGAGTACATTGCTTTGACTTAAGAAagagacagtctatagattttaTCAGATGGCATCTAATGTATGTTGTAACAACTTGACATAGAGACTTTTTTGGTCCACACATGAATATAGTTGTCCTCTCATTTGTTCCAATTATAATTTTACACTGGTATAGCTGGAGCCCATATGTGAACACCTACTTTACGTATTTTCCGATACGATTTACTTTTAAAACTTAATTCAATATATGCCACTTGTGCCCGGTGAAAGGCCCGGAAGATGGAGCAGACTGCACTTGctcatgtgtgtgcatgtgcacaTACGTGCGCACACAATGTATCTGTTCTTGCAGGGTGGGCGTTTCACCCATTGCATCAGACACAGAGCGTGTGCTGCGAACGTAATGTTCATTATAGAAAACACTATGAAAAAGGCCCTGAGCACTTGGAACGATTTCCTAGTTGTTCTATGGACCTCTGCATGCCTAAAGTAGTTAAGCATATATTTGAGCTCACTTAGGTCCAGCAGTGATTTTCTTGCAATATTACAGCAACATCATTTGGATGAGATTTAGATTATCCATTGTATGTatttgtaatgttgttcagaCAAATCTAGATATCTATTGGATTGTGTAATATTTAGAACATTATGTTCCATGGACATATCTATTGAGCATAAATAATTGTCTGGATAACAAGCATTTACCAGGCAACTCTGTTGAAAACCCTCTGCTTGTGTACACATATATATGCTAGAACAATGTGACAATTTCAGTTCCATTCCATTGTTCTTAATTCACTTGTGTAGCATTACCTGCCTATGTTACTGCTATAAGTGGGGAATCATGGAAGTGGATGATGATGGTGGAATAGGTCAGACTGAAAGGAATGGTCTCGTTAAACTAGTAACATTATAAGACATTTACTTGCCCACCTTTACTAAAGGTCCTGAATTCACTGCTAGCATGTGAAGGTTGGTTGGACAAGACTTGGACAGGAACCCCTTTTTCACTTTCTTGAGACGTGAGAAGGGAACAACAGTTTGATCGGCATCCTGGAAAGAGAATTGGCtgcttaccaagtgcaaattacaGCCAAATTAATTGTGATCAAATATGGTAAAAAATTGGCTACGTACTGAAGCTCTTGCAAATGAAGACAAGGGTGGAATGTCGTCTAGAGACGACATCTGAAAAACATTGGACATAATGTTTGAGGAAATTAAGCAAAGCAGCGTACTTGGTTACATGCCCACAGCAGTGACTTCAATTGTGTACTGGTGGATGAATGCATCAGCATGCCAAGAAAACATGCATGCTTTTCTTGTGTTACTGCATGTTGGAAGATGCTATGCAATACTTACCAGTGAAGCACCGCTGTCTTCTACATTTGACTCTGCAGTAGTGGCTCGTGCACTTGCCTTGAGTCTCTCCTTCTTGACCACAGCTTTGTAGTAAGAATCCAAGGGATGCTCCCATTTGGTCTCTTTCGTAACCGAATTGTAATAGTAAATCCTTCCCTGAGAATCTTCCCTGCAGCACAAAAATTAAGGTGCTTGTGCAAAAAATTTGTGTATAAGATATGCAAACTGCCCCTAATATCCACAGTGTTAGTTCTAAAGTTCTAGCACATGAGAGGCCAATGTGTGGATTATTAAAGCCAACAAATAAAAAGAatgtgtaaatgaaataaagtccttacatatttaaaagaaaaggggGGCTATGAATGCATGAATTAACTGTTAGTTGGAACACATATTTCCTCATGGTAACATTCTTTAATGCAATAAAACTTATACAATAAGACCGCAGAAAAATGGATGCATTACTCAGTGCAGCCCAATGATATGTCTGTCGGCACTTAGGGCCCTTAGTTCGGACGCACCGATGGCTTCTGTGTAGTTAAGTATTTGCTGAAGGTAACTTTTAAGATGATTACCAGTATCGCGTGCACAAAATAAACTTACACGGGACACCACGGTGGCGGCAGCGACACCTCAAGACCGGCCTGAGCAATCCAAAGCAAATTTTGCTCATCGGGAAGAACGATTCCTAGGTGCTCAGCGTACAAATGGATATCTGAAACGAATGAATGCTGCCTTTAAATGGGCCCAACGTACGCGTGCAGCGTATAAAATGAAAAAGGTATAAAAAAGGTGACTATGCTGACTGACCTTCGTTGGTTGCATTCGCCGAGCTACCGATCTCTTTCAAAATCTTTTGACCATGCGGTAGACTTCCGTTCATAACGTTCTTCGCCGATCGAGAAATAACATGGATAACATATCACGCCCAGGGTGCAACAAATGTAGGAACAAAGAAACCTGTGTAAACAGGTCAGCGAAATATTACGTTCGGTTACAGCCTTTTAGGAGCGAGATGCATTTACGGCAGGACGCACAGAAGCTGCTCGGTTGCCGTCTACATTCAGTACCGTGTTCAGTGCCCCAAAAACGAGCGCTCTCATTGGTTGGAATGCTTCCTGGGGATAAATAGGGAAGGGCAAGGGAAGCGTGAAAGCGAGCATCCCCGAAACCGAAATTGCCTGTTTCTCACAGTATCTTTGGTGTGTTAACGTAATACTCTCAATTATGCAACGCTCCTTAACATCAAAATTTGCCAACTAAGATGATCTCAATCACAGATCGAACATCTTTTCTAATACGATCAATCGCCACAGTATTTTTCTTGCAATTTAGTGTAGTAAACCACTCCAAATCCACGCTCCATAAGGTAGCATCACAGAGCACTATAGCATCCTCTAGATTTTAAAATGCAGATTGTAAAGCACATAGAGTTCCTCACTATATTACCATATattacagtgagaaactctatggtaacGCATGCCGTAAAGGCTATACTActaggctatgcttttgcttttTGAATTCAGTTGCAGCGGGAGCTCGCTATTTCTTATCGTTCGCTATTTTCTTATTGTACTTTGTAAGAAATAACGCTGGGCAGATATTTATTACAAACACACTAAAAATCTGCAGTTACAATTCTATTAAAAGGCAACATGATTTGAATTGCGAAAGTGCGGCAATGTCAATCACGCTTGTGTTGTTTCCGACATTTCCGATCGCGGCATGAAGGTTGGTGCGTTTGCGTCTGCAACGAGCGCATGCATGATCGAGCGGCATGGTGGAATGGTGTGGTGCGAAGTACTGAAAAAAAGTTGACAGCGTATTTGTCGCCGAAGTTGTGACAAACCTCTAGTTACTCTAGCCGCTCAGCAAACTGTGCAAGCATGAGATGAGGTTGCTGTCCGGAGAACATGTACTCCGAATGCCTTAGTGATCGCATAGAGCGAGTGAAATTACAGTGTGCAagtgtttcttgctgcgataccgCTCGCAAATGTGACGAAGAAAACGTCTTTAAAGTAGGCTACGTTAGTCGAGACATTTCCTACCGCGAATTTTTTCTGCAATATGCGTTCTCGAATACGCCGTGCATCTTTTCGCCGCAACATACTAGCGATTGGAAGAGTCGTCATGAATGGGTTGACAGCTCCGGCCGTCCGAAGCTTGAGTTCCTCAAGTCTTCATTCGGTGAGTCAGGCGATCACGAATTCTCTCGTTCTGTTAAACTAAGTGAGTCATGCTTGCTGTGTCCTCTCAAATATGTCTGAAATAAAGGATACAtcttatttcttctttaaaaGGATCAGCCACCGTACCCGTTTGTGACTGCAGCGTCAAGCAGTACGACTCCCCATCATGTTGTGAGATGACGTTTTCAGAGTATGTGGACTACTGGCAAAAGCTCATTGACTCTGGGCACGACTATTGTGCGAACCCGTGCCTGTACCTCAAAGACTGGCATTTCACCAGGTAAGGAGCATTGTCTGCCGGAGCATTCGTTGGAAAATAAATAGCACACACGCGCGGCATACATAGTATGTACCTACATCTCTACTAATGTAGACGCATCTACCAACTGCTAGCATAGTATTATACGGGGATAATCCAACACTTGAATGTGAAAAACGATATATTCACCTCTGAGGCCAGTTCT
Protein-coding sequences here:
- the Cep164 gene encoding centrosomal protein 164 isoform X1; this translates as MNGSLPHGQKILKEIGSSANATNEDIHLYAEHLGIVLPDEQNLLWIAQAGLEVSLPPPWCPVEDSQGRIYYYNSVTKETKWEHPLDSYYKAVVKKERLKASARATTAESNVEDSGASLMSSLDDIPPLSSFARASDADQTVVPFSRLKKVKKGFLSKSCPTNLHMLAVNSGPLVKAFFVQQTDTDSESHTATLRNQDEHAIVRDLLTQKQALEFELERLKREVHKYQRIRDQLKASAKQELIQLGTTSLAQRARNHKHTIADEKQGQNFQDKGPALPGDTSGTQTKGESSKPTKGAATGSLSGRSSLGHKDLLRLSQRLAHLRHRHLQLSLRAAQQVAEDALASYVVPHTSGSEITSKDLVVSSIKQLVPSSSSSLVPHRTARALTDIPHAEMEAVHGSPPVHYWKTYMSQQQDLRPPQQWSRAEWTTKLSQLRWSLKECELQQLLIK
- the Cep164 gene encoding centrosomal protein 164 isoform X2 produces the protein MNGSLPHGQKILKEIGSSANATNEDIHLYAEHLGIVLPDEQNLLWIAQAGLEVSLPPPWCPVEDSQGRIYYYNSVTKETKWEHPLDSYYKAVVKKERLKASARATTAESNVEDSGASLMSSLDDIPPLSSFARASDADQTVVPFSRLKKVKKGFLSKSCPTNLHMLAVNSGPLVKAFFVQQTDTDSESHTATLRNQDEHAIVRDLLTQKQALEFELERLKREVHKYQRIRDQLKASAKQELIQLGTTSLAQRARNHKHTIADEKQGQNFQDKGPALPGDTSGTQTKGESSKPTKGAATGSLSGRSSLGHKDLLRLSQRLAHLRHRHLQLSLRAAQQVAEDALASYVVPHTSGSEITSKDLVVSSIKLVPSSSSSLVPHRTARALTDIPHAEMEAVHGSPPVHYWKTYMSQQQDLRPPQQWSRAEWTTKLSQLRWSLKECELQQLLIK
- the Cep164 gene encoding centrosomal protein 164 isoform X3, whose amino-acid sequence is MNGSLPHGQKILKEIGSSANATNEDIHLYAEHLGIVLPDEQNLLWIAQAGLEVSLPPPWCPVEDSQGRIYYYNSVTKETKWEHPLDSYYKAVVKKERLKASARATTAESNVEDSGASLMSSLDDIPPLSSFARASDADQTVVPFSRLKKVKKGFLSKSCPTNLHMLAVNSGPLVKQTDTDSESHTATLRNQDEHAIVRDLLTQKQALEFELERLKREVHKYQRIRDQLKASAKQELIQLGTTSLAQRARNHKHTIADEKQGQNFQDKGPALPGDTSGTQTKGESSKPTKGAATGSLSGRSSLGHKDLLRLSQRLAHLRHRHLQLSLRAAQQVAEDALASYVVPHTSGSEITSKDLVVSSIKQLVPSSSSSLVPHRTARALTDIPHAEMEAVHGSPPVHYWKTYMSQQQDLRPPQQWSRAEWTTKLSQLRWSLKECELQQLLIK